A genome region from Myroides fluvii includes the following:
- a CDS encoding toxin-antitoxin system YwqK family antitoxin, whose translation MYKKLLPIALLFSSAIYSQTAKDTLWVNAYDEVTTKALASSFRLSKPTKKNGLEEITTYNKDTKAIEIKGLGSFDSQKTITYDGKVTYYNADGSINFDMFFEQGNAIKITSTDPFTQEEYILTYENGYPYDGTMVQLYKNAYFYYAISEGVYLSYIYVNKDNANEKYIFAFNEDNNIIEEQFINAKGEVVYTATYDDGIVQNGTAIILDYDTFRPSTTSTYVDGVNTETISYFKSGQLKLKTTATATKTTTVFYDDKGKVLGTYKADLDDYGTESNQEGTYLFYNEYADTPDVPTSQSEYKKGSLVKETIFYEQPTAFVPKSTKFYKGDYYLEKIEYFNENGSKKGELIYDEDGYTPQNGVLYDDDSVTTYKNGVLVEKKTFYSTGEIFEDATEFTSTYYNKKGVVIGKLQSKKGTYGYTEPFNGDFITLTNDEIGTKVKYEAGQSVYSATYEAYPSYDSKPILRDEIFTPTTGTAKRVHYTRQGKKSSEELFNKNDYDQNILKVTYFDTKGKVTGVFDNIEKEGTHYTFFDNDAIESTSTYSKGELIYKKEYVNKNGMYSTEVDPYLASEINYNKEGVFYDMEGNQIAKASYKAGKPYTGTVSVYDGYATTVTTYEKGLKEGIETFKSDYADYIATKTYYKADELVKEENYIDNYLQSSKLYENDELHGPTTFYDEEGEVIATLEYKNGNALNGTTISYGYDSNAYTTYKDGVITYEKTVSTYTGLLLSEESILTDGSMQKNIYDENEALVYQYGMKDYVLHGTYTYYENGKVKYKSTFNEGRLVEGAVALRAWGDPYSYYDQDDSSYFVCTIQKNSMTIQRLATDTNKVIFELTSKLKKGKMEDNPIFQNKIDSSNLYPYNENNSSY comes from the coding sequence ATGTATAAAAAATTATTACCTATTGCCTTGTTATTCTCTTCTGCTATCTACAGTCAGACAGCAAAAGATACGTTATGGGTCAATGCTTATGATGAAGTAACCACCAAAGCGTTAGCTTCTTCTTTTAGGCTTTCAAAACCAACAAAGAAGAATGGTTTGGAAGAAATCACAACCTATAACAAAGACACAAAAGCCATTGAAATTAAAGGTTTAGGAAGTTTTGATAGTCAAAAAACAATTACCTACGACGGTAAAGTAACCTACTACAATGCAGATGGATCGATTAATTTCGATATGTTTTTTGAGCAAGGTAACGCAATAAAAATTACGTCTACTGACCCTTTTACGCAAGAGGAATACATCTTAACGTATGAAAATGGTTATCCTTATGACGGAACCATGGTTCAGTTGTATAAAAACGCCTATTTCTACTATGCGATTAGTGAAGGTGTTTATTTATCTTATATCTATGTCAACAAAGACAATGCAAATGAAAAATATATCTTTGCGTTTAATGAGGACAACAATATCATAGAAGAACAGTTTATCAATGCCAAAGGAGAAGTTGTTTATACGGCTACTTATGACGATGGTATCGTTCAAAATGGAACTGCGATTATTCTCGATTACGATACTTTCCGTCCAAGTACAACAAGCACTTATGTTGATGGAGTCAACACTGAAACCATTTCTTACTTTAAATCGGGACAACTAAAACTTAAAACAACAGCTACTGCAACCAAAACAACCACTGTTTTCTACGATGACAAAGGAAAAGTATTGGGTACATACAAAGCAGATTTAGATGATTATGGTACAGAATCCAATCAAGAGGGAACCTATCTATTCTACAATGAATATGCAGATACTCCAGACGTACCAACGAGTCAATCAGAATACAAAAAAGGTAGCTTAGTTAAGGAAACTATTTTCTATGAACAACCTACAGCTTTCGTTCCTAAATCAACAAAATTCTACAAAGGAGATTATTACCTAGAGAAAATTGAATACTTCAACGAAAATGGAAGTAAAAAAGGAGAGTTAATCTACGACGAAGATGGATATACCCCTCAAAATGGAGTTTTATATGACGATGACTCTGTTACTACCTATAAAAATGGAGTTCTAGTAGAGAAAAAAACATTTTATTCTACAGGAGAAATTTTTGAAGATGCGACTGAATTCACTTCTACTTACTACAACAAAAAAGGAGTTGTAATTGGTAAATTACAGTCTAAAAAAGGGACTTACGGCTATACAGAACCTTTCAATGGGGATTTTATTACCTTGACTAATGATGAAATTGGAACAAAGGTAAAATATGAAGCTGGTCAAAGTGTTTATTCAGCAACTTATGAAGCTTATCCTTCGTATGACAGTAAACCTATTTTAAGAGACGAAATTTTTACACCGACGACTGGAACAGCGAAACGCGTACACTATACCAGACAAGGAAAAAAAAGCAGTGAGGAGTTATTCAATAAGAACGACTATGACCAAAACATCTTAAAAGTAACCTACTTTGATACTAAAGGTAAAGTAACAGGAGTTTTTGACAACATTGAAAAAGAGGGAACACATTATACGTTCTTTGACAATGATGCCATTGAATCAACAAGCACCTACAGCAAAGGAGAATTGATTTACAAAAAAGAGTATGTAAATAAAAATGGAATGTACAGTACCGAAGTTGATCCCTATTTAGCTTCTGAGATCAATTACAACAAAGAGGGGGTTTTCTACGATATGGAGGGCAATCAAATTGCAAAAGCTTCGTATAAAGCAGGAAAACCATACACCGGAACGGTTAGTGTGTACGATGGTTATGCTACAACGGTTACCACCTATGAAAAAGGATTAAAAGAGGGAATCGAAACCTTCAAAAGTGATTATGCAGATTATATAGCAACGAAAACCTACTATAAAGCAGATGAACTTGTAAAGGAAGAAAACTATATAGATAATTATTTACAATCGTCTAAACTGTATGAAAATGATGAATTGCACGGCCCTACAACATTTTACGATGAAGAAGGAGAAGTAATTGCCACGTTAGAATATAAAAATGGGAATGCACTTAATGGTACAACCATCTCCTATGGGTATGACAGCAATGCGTACACAACCTATAAAGATGGGGTAATTACCTATGAAAAAACGGTAAGTACATATACTGGATTATTGCTTTCTGAAGAAAGTATACTAACAGATGGTTCGATGCAAAAAAACATTTACGATGAGAATGAAGCTTTAGTTTACCAATATGGCATGAAAGATTACGTTTTGCACGGTACCTATACCTATTATGAAAACGGCAAAGTAAAATACAAAAGTACCTTTAATGAAGGTCGCCTTGTGGAGGGAGCGGTAGCTCTAAGAGCATGGGGAGATCCTTATAGCTATTACGACCAAGATGACAGCTCTTACTTTGTGTGTACGATTCAAAAGAACAGTATGACTATCCAACGCTTAGCGACGGATACCAATAAAGTTATTTTTGAATTAACCAGTAAGCTTAAAAAGGGCAAGATGGAAGACAATCCAATTTTCCAAAATAAGATTGACAGCAGCAATCTTTACCCCTATAACGAAAATAATTCATCCTATTAA
- a CDS encoding DUF4268 domain-containing protein, translating into MYSKEDAKRIKKEFWIQFATEYPRKWLLHNTKIKDVSFKFYADNKKAAILLDIEPKDEEKRTIYYEKVESLKTILLEEHLPDAIFERNYYLENGKLISRIWVTMEGVSINNPKTWEDIYYFFNEKMTAFEIFFYEYEDYIRDLEINT; encoded by the coding sequence ATGTATAGTAAAGAAGATGCTAAAAGAATAAAAAAAGAATTTTGGATTCAATTTGCCACTGAATATCCGAGAAAATGGTTGTTGCACAATACGAAAATCAAAGACGTTTCTTTTAAATTTTATGCAGACAATAAAAAGGCAGCAATACTTCTTGATATTGAACCAAAAGATGAGGAAAAGAGAACCATCTACTATGAGAAAGTCGAATCTCTTAAAACAATTTTACTAGAAGAACATCTCCCAGATGCCATCTTTGAGCGCAATTATTATCTCGAAAACGGCAAGTTAATCAGTCGTATCTGGGTCACTATGGAAGGCGTTTCTATTAACAATCCAAAGACATGGGAGGATATTTATTATTTTTTCAACGAAAAAATGACGGCTTTCGAAATTTTCTTTTACGAATACGAAGATTATATTCGAGATTTAGAAATAAATACTTAA
- a CDS encoding lysophospholipid acyltransferase family protein — protein MGLFKRNPFGHILWLKKWIIRTFGFLTHQRYRGFNDLQIEGSDILRRLPDKNVLFISNHQTYFADVVAMYHVFNASLKGRDNSIKNIMYIWKPKLNLYYVAAAETMKSGILPRIMAYVGAVKVDRTWRSQGVDIDEKREVDQGQVESIKIALDDGWVITFPQGTTKSFKPIRKGTAHIIKNYKPIVVPIVIDGFRRSFDKKGLHLKKKGILQSMVIKEPLHIDYENDSIDQIVEQIEMAIEQHPSFLKVLPQEFVEEQKELNEKRTYGYYNSSKNF, from the coding sequence ATGGGATTATTTAAGAGGAATCCATTTGGACATATTTTATGGCTAAAAAAGTGGATCATTAGAACGTTTGGATTTTTAACCCATCAACGTTATAGAGGATTTAACGACTTACAAATCGAAGGTTCCGATATTTTACGCCGTTTACCGGATAAAAATGTATTGTTTATATCCAATCATCAGACCTATTTTGCGGATGTGGTAGCGATGTATCACGTGTTTAACGCCAGTTTAAAGGGACGAGATAATTCGATTAAGAATATCATGTATATCTGGAAACCCAAATTGAATCTATACTATGTTGCGGCAGCAGAAACAATGAAATCGGGTATTTTACCGCGTATTATGGCTTATGTCGGGGCAGTGAAGGTAGATCGTACTTGGAGAAGCCAAGGGGTAGATATAGATGAGAAAAGAGAAGTAGATCAAGGGCAAGTAGAAAGTATTAAAATAGCGTTGGACGACGGTTGGGTGATTACCTTCCCGCAAGGAACAACCAAATCATTCAAGCCTATTCGAAAGGGAACAGCTCACATCATCAAGAATTATAAACCGATTGTCGTGCCAATTGTTATTGACGGATTTCGTCGCTCATTTGACAAAAAAGGACTACACCTGAAAAAGAAAGGCATCTTGCAGTCCATGGTAATCAAAGAACCCTTGCACATTGATTATGAAAATGATAGTATTGATCAAATTGTAGAACAAATTGAAATGGCTATCGAACAACATCCCTCTTTCTTAAAAGTTCTTCCACAAGAATTTGTTGAAGAACAAAAAGAATTAAATGAGAAAAGAACCTATGGTTATTATAATTCATCAAAGAATTTTTAG
- a CDS encoding OmpA family protein: MKKTTTTLLAGALLAGSLSLTSCDAVKNANNTQKGATIGAAGGAIIGGILGNNIGKGGNSALGAVLGGVIGGAAGGVIGNNMDKQARQIEQTVPGAQVERVGEGIKLTLGESSVNFNLNQATLTDKAKQNLDKLIVVFKENPNTNISIFGYTDNTGREEYNLKLSRQRANAVKTYLMQNGVSNKRLATEGMGIADPIASNDTDAGRAKNRRVEFAIKANEQMIIDAQNEAATM, translated from the coding sequence ATGAAAAAAACAACTACAACCCTATTAGCAGGAGCTTTGCTAGCAGGATCTTTATCGCTGACTAGCTGTGATGCTGTAAAAAATGCGAATAATACACAAAAAGGAGCTACAATTGGAGCTGCTGGAGGAGCTATCATTGGAGGAATATTAGGAAATAATATCGGAAAAGGAGGCAACAGTGCTTTAGGAGCTGTATTAGGAGGTGTTATCGGAGGTGCTGCTGGAGGTGTTATTGGAAACAATATGGACAAACAAGCCCGCCAAATTGAACAAACCGTTCCAGGTGCACAAGTAGAGCGCGTAGGAGAGGGAATCAAATTGACACTGGGAGAAAGTTCAGTTAACTTTAACTTGAATCAAGCAACTTTAACAGATAAAGCAAAACAAAACTTAGATAAGTTAATCGTTGTATTCAAAGAAAATCCAAATACTAATATTAGTATTTTTGGTTATACTGATAATACAGGAAGAGAAGAATACAACTTGAAATTATCAAGACAACGCGCCAATGCTGTGAAAACGTATTTAATGCAAAATGGTGTGTCTAATAAACGTTTAGCTACAGAAGGAATGGGAATTGCAGATCCAATTGCAAGTAATGATACAGATGCAGGAAGAGCAAAAAACCGTCGCGTAGAATTTGCAATTAAAGCAAACGAACAAATGATTATCGATGCGCAAAACGAAGCTGCAACAATGTAA
- a CDS encoding EamA family transporter — MKEQNLIKGVFLVAIGASSFGMLASFVKLAYSYGYTTAEVTLSQVLLGLIGMFIINLIRKKQPHEVTATKKDIRNLVLAGTSMGFTSVLYYMAVSYIDASIAVVLLMQSVWIGVVIESVVTKQFPSLLKITAVALILFGTVLATNVLANEIELDYRGVIFGFLASCSFAMTMFASNVVANHLAAPKRSLFMLCGATAIVLLFCFITQIGPNNSDAMLSFYQLFTDNTSGIRAFDWSIFYSWGLLLALFGTILPPIFLNMGFPHTGVGLGSIVASIELPVSVTVAFMVLQEQVVLVQWLGILLILSAIFLMNSRLIFKKKNTIA, encoded by the coding sequence ATGAAAGAACAAAATTTGATAAAAGGCGTCTTTTTAGTAGCCATTGGAGCTTCTAGCTTTGGGATGTTGGCTTCCTTTGTAAAATTGGCCTATTCTTACGGTTATACGACAGCCGAGGTTACCTTATCTCAAGTGCTATTGGGGTTAATTGGCATGTTTATTATTAACCTAATTCGCAAGAAACAACCCCATGAAGTAACGGCAACAAAGAAAGACATCCGCAACCTAGTTCTAGCGGGTACATCCATGGGATTTACTTCTGTATTATACTATATGGCAGTTAGTTATATTGATGCCTCTATCGCGGTTGTGTTGTTGATGCAGTCGGTATGGATTGGCGTAGTCATTGAAAGTGTGGTAACCAAACAATTTCCGAGCTTGCTTAAAATTACCGCAGTTGCCCTTATTTTATTCGGAACAGTCTTAGCAACCAATGTATTAGCCAATGAAATTGAGTTGGATTACAGAGGGGTGATTTTCGGATTCCTCGCATCTTGTTCTTTTGCAATGACTATGTTTGCCTCAAATGTCGTAGCGAATCATTTAGCTGCACCTAAACGAAGCTTATTCATGTTATGCGGTGCCACAGCCATCGTTCTACTTTTTTGCTTTATTACGCAAATAGGTCCCAACAATTCAGATGCCATGCTGTCTTTTTATCAGCTATTTACAGATAATACGAGCGGTATTCGCGCTTTCGATTGGAGTATTTTTTACTCTTGGGGGTTATTATTAGCCCTTTTTGGTACCATCCTCCCTCCTATTTTCTTAAATATGGGATTTCCCCATACGGGAGTTGGATTGGGAAGTATTGTTGCCTCCATTGAATTACCTGTTTCCGTTACCGTTGCCTTTATGGTGCTACAAGAACAAGTAGTCTTGGTCCAATGGTTGGGTATTCTACTGATTCTAAGCGCTATTTTCTTAATGAATAGTCGATTAATCTTCAAGAAAAAAAACACAATTGCCTAG
- a CDS encoding lipocalin family protein, translated as MKKLVLLSFIGLALASCKPTMDKQSQYGIKGDWTLTSVSHIGGEFVKVTSFNIADAHCFNGSQWKFVSNNNTGVVSLMGGSSCPMFESNFKWFVNPNGEFEFKFVDAGLKAKNVSTGYKMKVKNQTATSFDLIDNFYVDGQGYDVTYHFVKN; from the coding sequence ATGAAAAAGTTAGTTTTATTAAGTTTTATAGGCTTAGCATTAGCCTCGTGTAAACCGACGATGGATAAACAGTCCCAATACGGAATTAAAGGAGATTGGACGTTGACTTCTGTTTCTCATATTGGAGGAGAGTTTGTAAAGGTAACTTCCTTTAATATTGCTGATGCCCATTGTTTTAATGGAAGCCAATGGAAATTTGTTTCAAACAACAACACAGGTGTAGTGAGTTTAATGGGGGGAAGTTCATGTCCAATGTTTGAAAGTAACTTCAAGTGGTTTGTTAATCCCAATGGTGAATTTGAATTTAAATTTGTAGATGCTGGCTTAAAAGCAAAAAATGTGTCTACAGGTTATAAGATGAAAGTTAAAAATCAAACGGCTACTAGTTTTGATTTGATTGATAACTTTTATGTAGATGGACAAGGGTATGATGTAACGTATCACTTTGTAAAGAATTAA
- the htpG gene encoding molecular chaperone HtpG — protein sequence MTSGKINVTVENIFPLIKKFLYSDHEIFLRELVSNATDATLKLKHLTSIGEANVAYGHPIIEVKIDKDNKKLHIIDQGLGMTKEEVEKYINQVAFSGAEEFLEKYKDSAKDTGIIGHFGLGFYSAFMVADKVEIITKSFKDAPAAHWTCDGSPEYTLEEADKQERGTEIILHIAEDSLDFLEDYKIRELLTKYNKFMPVPIKFGTHEEGEGEDKVEVDTIINNPTPAWTKQPADLTDEDYKNFYRELYPMQFEEPLFHIHLNVDYPFNLTGILYFPKLSADMQMQKDKIQLYQNQVFVTDNVEGIVPDFLTMLKGVIDSPDIPLNVSRSYLQADGNVKKISNYITRKVADKLKSLFNENRADFESKWNDIKVVLEYGMLSEEKFAEKAGAFMLYPTTDNTYYTIEELQEATKDLQTDKDGNLVVLYTSNKDAQHSYISAAKEKGYQVIVLDSPIVSHLIQKLESENEKMTFARVDSDHINNLIKQEENAISKLSEEEQTTLQSFIEQVVPKEKYTVKLESMDSQDAPLILTQPEFMRRMKEMSQSGGGGMFGMGNFPEMYNLVVNTNSEFASKILNNTNEAERTTAFSQALDLAKLSQGLLKGEELTAFVKRNFEKL from the coding sequence ATGACATCTGGAAAAATTAATGTTACTGTAGAGAATATCTTTCCTCTGATTAAAAAGTTTTTATATAGTGATCACGAGATATTTTTAAGAGAATTAGTTTCAAATGCAACTGATGCTACATTGAAGTTAAAACACCTAACTAGTATTGGTGAGGCGAACGTAGCATATGGCCATCCGATTATTGAGGTTAAAATCGACAAAGACAATAAAAAACTTCACATCATTGACCAAGGATTGGGAATGACCAAAGAAGAAGTTGAGAAATACATCAATCAGGTTGCCTTCTCTGGTGCAGAAGAATTCTTAGAAAAATATAAAGATAGCGCCAAAGACACGGGAATCATCGGACATTTTGGATTGGGATTCTACTCTGCTTTTATGGTAGCAGACAAAGTGGAAATCATCACCAAATCATTCAAGGATGCACCTGCTGCACACTGGACGTGTGACGGTAGTCCAGAATACACCTTAGAAGAAGCGGACAAACAAGAAAGAGGAACAGAAATCATTTTGCACATTGCAGAAGATTCACTTGACTTCCTAGAAGACTATAAAATCCGTGAGCTTTTAACGAAATACAATAAATTCATGCCGGTGCCAATTAAGTTTGGAACACATGAAGAAGGTGAAGGCGAGGACAAAGTAGAGGTTGATACCATCATCAACAACCCTACTCCTGCTTGGACCAAACAACCAGCAGACTTAACGGATGAAGACTACAAAAACTTCTACCGCGAGTTATATCCGATGCAGTTTGAAGAGCCTTTGTTTCACATTCACTTGAATGTAGACTATCCATTTAACTTGACAGGAATCTTATATTTTCCTAAGTTGAGTGCAGATATGCAAATGCAAAAGGACAAAATTCAATTGTACCAAAATCAAGTTTTCGTAACGGATAACGTAGAAGGAATTGTGCCTGATTTCTTAACGATGTTGAAAGGGGTAATTGATTCGCCAGATATTCCGTTAAACGTATCTCGTTCTTACTTACAAGCGGATGGTAACGTAAAGAAAATCTCCAACTACATCACGCGTAAAGTTGCCGATAAATTAAAATCGTTATTCAACGAGAATCGCGCTGATTTTGAAAGCAAGTGGAACGACATTAAAGTGGTGTTGGAATACGGTATGTTGTCTGAAGAAAAATTTGCTGAAAAAGCAGGTGCTTTTATGCTATACCCAACAACAGACAATACTTATTATACAATAGAGGAATTACAAGAAGCAACAAAGGATCTACAAACCGACAAAGACGGAAACCTGGTTGTTTTATATACGTCGAATAAAGATGCGCAACACAGCTATATCAGTGCGGCAAAAGAAAAAGGATACCAAGTAATTGTTCTTGATTCTCCAATTGTTTCTCACTTGATTCAGAAATTAGAGAGCGAGAATGAGAAAATGACCTTTGCACGTGTGGATTCAGATCACATCAACAACTTGATTAAGCAAGAGGAAAACGCAATTTCTAAGTTATCCGAAGAAGAGCAAACGACATTGCAATCGTTCATTGAACAAGTGGTACCAAAAGAAAAATACACGGTAAAATTAGAATCCATGGACAGCCAAGATGCTCCATTAATCTTGACTCAACCGGAATTCATGCGTCGTATGAAAGAGATGAGTCAATCAGGTGGTGGTGGAATGTTCGGTATGGGTAATTTCCCAGAGATGTACAATTTAGTAGTAAACACCAACTCGGAATTTGCTTCTAAAATCTTAAACAATACCAATGAAGCAGAACGTACAACGGCTTTCAGTCAAGCCTTAGATTTAGCGAAATTATCGCAAGGTTTACTAAAAGGAGAAGAGCTTACAGCTTTCGTGAAAAGAAATTTTGAAAAACTGTAA
- a CDS encoding NUDIX hydrolase — protein MTFDSFLHKIEQIKGATPVGIDAHRLMIPVERIPYLYAEDFVQRNPKESAVMMLLYPKGLKTHVLLIERATYKGIHSGQVGFPGGKYEQEDVDLQHTALRETQEEVGIVDHDIQIIQPYTKIYVPPSNFYVQPYLGISKKELSFTPDAFEVANIIELPLDILLQDQLVQEVQMKTSYASWTEVPAFIYKEYTIWGATAMMLSELKETLKKALKTEM, from the coding sequence ATGACATTTGATTCTTTTTTGCATAAGATAGAACAAATTAAAGGTGCAACTCCTGTGGGTATTGATGCGCATCGATTGATGATCCCCGTAGAAAGGATCCCGTATTTGTATGCAGAAGATTTTGTACAACGCAATCCCAAAGAATCCGCTGTGATGATGTTGCTGTATCCCAAAGGGTTGAAAACACATGTACTGCTCATTGAACGAGCTACTTACAAAGGGATTCATTCAGGGCAAGTGGGGTTTCCAGGGGGGAAGTATGAGCAAGAGGATGTCGATTTACAACATACGGCTTTGAGAGAAACACAAGAAGAAGTGGGCATCGTAGATCACGACATACAAATCATTCAACCCTATACTAAAATTTATGTTCCACCCAGTAATTTCTATGTACAACCGTATTTAGGTATTTCAAAAAAGGAACTTTCTTTTACGCCTGACGCCTTTGAAGTCGCCAATATCATAGAACTGCCCTTGGATATCTTACTACAAGATCAATTGGTGCAAGAAGTTCAAATGAAAACGAGTTATGCTTCTTGGACGGAAGTACCTGCTTTTATTTACAAGGAGTATACCATTTGGGGAGCCACGGCTATGATGTTGAGTGAACTGAAAGAAACCTTGAAAAAAGCACTAAAAACAGAAATGTAA
- a CDS encoding PspC domain-containing protein — MNKTLTINIGGLVFHIEEQAYQRLDQYIKAIRRSIAIEEQDEVVQDIELRIAEIFNSKITTSKQVITSEDVDEVIQIMGRPEDYSIDDEATYQHTEQTYYREKKLFRDTDNRILGGVLAGLAHYFKIDTIWVRLLFIFLIFFYGTGILLYFVLWIIIPSAKTTSEKLDMMGEPVNIDTIERKIREGVDYTTSKINSIDYDKFKTQTQRATNQGTKVIRYILGIGFIIVSVIGMLVSFFVNLMIIVNTNFMINELDIPTELLDPNIPKWIFHTFISLITFLPFIIMLLLGLKLLYTNMKYIWITAITIFILWIGSLIGLSVIIINGDASNFIKTEKEYRYSVTYSSDDKDRRLEEAFLFTTSKDIVLELSDSITTEEGLTNKIEIVPSYQEEIYGKLGNTGHQYKDVLQTKEGENFTLVVTEEQLNLDPTFTLYLPMGKKVRMDDKVKPYLFYGLQSSIKPGTHWYEMRDDFNLHCVDCN, encoded by the coding sequence ATGAATAAGACATTAACAATAAATATCGGTGGTTTAGTTTTTCACATAGAAGAGCAGGCTTACCAACGCTTGGATCAATACATCAAAGCGATCCGCAGATCGATTGCTATTGAAGAACAAGATGAAGTTGTTCAGGATATTGAATTGCGCATTGCAGAAATATTCAACTCAAAAATAACAACCAGTAAACAAGTAATCACTTCAGAGGACGTAGATGAAGTAATTCAGATCATGGGTCGCCCAGAGGATTATTCGATAGATGATGAGGCTACTTATCAGCACACAGAACAAACGTACTATAGAGAGAAAAAGTTATTTCGAGATACGGATAATCGCATTTTAGGGGGTGTTTTGGCAGGTTTAGCTCATTACTTTAAAATTGATACGATTTGGGTTCGCTTACTTTTTATCTTTTTAATTTTCTTTTATGGAACGGGTATTCTATTGTATTTTGTCCTATGGATCATCATTCCCAGTGCTAAAACAACCAGTGAAAAACTGGATATGATGGGAGAACCGGTCAACATAGACACCATTGAGCGCAAGATACGAGAAGGGGTGGATTATACGACTAGTAAAATTAATTCCATTGACTATGATAAGTTCAAAACCCAAACGCAAAGAGCCACCAATCAAGGGACGAAAGTCATTCGCTATATTTTGGGTATTGGTTTCATTATTGTGTCTGTCATAGGGATGTTGGTCAGCTTTTTTGTCAACTTGATGATTATTGTCAACACCAACTTCATGATCAATGAATTGGACATTCCTACTGAATTACTTGACCCCAACATTCCGAAATGGATCTTCCATACGTTTATAAGCCTCATTACGTTTTTACCCTTTATCATTATGTTGTTGTTGGGGTTAAAATTGCTATACACCAATATGAAGTACATTTGGATTACCGCCATTACTATATTCATTTTGTGGATTGGAAGTTTAATTGGATTATCCGTAATTATTATCAATGGAGATGCGAGTAATTTCATCAAAACCGAAAAGGAATACAGATACAGTGTTACCTATTCTTCTGATGATAAAGACCGTAGACTTGAAGAGGCCTTTTTGTTTACGACGAGCAAGGACATTGTTTTAGAATTAAGTGATTCTATCACCACGGAAGAGGGGCTTACTAATAAGATAGAAATTGTTCCTTCTTATCAAGAGGAGATTTACGGAAAATTAGGTAATACAGGACATCAATATAAAGATGTACTACAAACCAAAGAAGGAGAAAACTTTACTCTTGTTGTGACAGAAGAGCAACTGAATCTTGATCCGACCTTTACGTTATACTTGCCTATGGGGAAAAAAGTTAGGATGGATGACAAGGTAAAACCTTATTTATTTTATGGACTTCAATCCAGCATCAAACCAGGTACACACTGGTATGAAATGCGAGATGATTTTAATTTACACTGCGTGGATTGCAACTAA
- a CDS encoding PadR family transcriptional regulator, whose translation MNSENTKAQMRKGILEFCILSILKERDYYTSEILEELKKVKLLVVEGTVYPLLTRLKNGDLLTYRWEESNAGPPRKYYKLTEKGELFLEELTETWQELANAVQEITTKNQDNE comes from the coding sequence ATGAATAGTGAAAATACAAAAGCTCAAATGCGCAAGGGTATCTTGGAGTTCTGTATTCTATCCATTCTAAAAGAACGCGATTATTATACCTCTGAAATATTAGAGGAGCTTAAAAAAGTAAAGCTTTTAGTGGTAGAAGGAACGGTTTACCCTTTACTAACAAGACTCAAAAATGGAGATTTGTTAACCTATAGATGGGAAGAGTCCAACGCAGGACCACCGAGAAAATATTACAAATTGACCGAAAAAGGCGAATTGTTTTTAGAAGAACTAACAGAGACATGGCAAGAACTAGCAAATGCTGTTCAAGAGATAACCACAAAAAATCAAGACAATGAATAA